The following are encoded in a window of Candidatus Thermoplasmatota archaeon genomic DNA:
- a CDS encoding helix-turn-helix domain-containing protein, whose product MGRDAEEIQFIERLLKQEKNPNVRDRLRGILLLKKNYKPGEVAEILGVTERTLYNWKKQYKQSGYNGLKTKPIPGRNTILDEEDMKKLKELLQMRDYWASKEVRELIKNEFDIVFTPRHIPRILRKLGMTYQKPYVNDYRRPEDAEDILKKT is encoded by the coding sequence ATGGGACGGGATGCAGAAGAAATACAATTTATTGAAAGGTTGTTAAAACAGGAGAAGAATCCAAACGTGAGGGATAGACTAAGAGGGATATTACTCCTGAAGAAAAACTATAAACCTGGTGAAGTTGCAGAGATTCTGGGAGTAACTGAACGAACCTTGTACAACTGGAAGAAACAGTATAAACAAAGTGGATATAACGGTCTGAAAACAAAACCAATACCGGGGAGAAATACCATACTTGATGAAGAGGATATGAAGAAACTCAAAGAACTCCTACAAATGAGGGATTATTGGGCCTCTAAGGAAGTACGAGAGCTGATAAAGAATGAGTTTGACATCGTATTTACCCCAAGGCACATCCCAAGGATCTTGAGGAAACTAGGGATGACTTATCAGAAGCCTTACGTGAATGATTATCGACGACCAGAAGATGCTGAGGATATTTTAAAAAAAACTTGA